GGATCGTCAGCTCCGATGTAGATCTGCACCCGTTCGCCGACAGAGTACGGCTCGCTTGCTGGTTGTGGGATGTCTTCCATTTATACGTGATGAGTCGACAAGCTCTATCAGTCCATCGCTACGTTCGCATCCTTCCTGGCCGCTGTGAACGATTCTATGACACGCTAGTCGATAGCTAAGGAGGCGCTAAGAATCCTGTTGAGTCACTCGTCTTCGAGCGCTGCGTAGATCTCTGCGTGGCGGCGTCCGTCAAGCTTCCCCATCTCGAGGGCGATCTCGTGACGTTCGGCGTCGCTCTCGGCCGCCTGATACCGCTCGTACAGTCGGCGGACTTCTTCGTCGACTGTCGCCGAGGAATCGGTGCTGGACGCCATCTCTGTATTGAACGTACTCATTGTGTCCCTTTATCAGTTGCGACGAGCACACGCTCGGAAGTAGATCACTGCGGTTTCAGTGTCGACGGCGGCTTCATCGGTCGCAAAGCGATGCAGTAAGGCCCGAATTTCGTCGCCGTAGTCGAACGTGTGTCCGTTCAACATGTAGAAGACAACCACCGTTCGGAGTGCAGTCCGTTTGTTCCCGTCGACGAAGGGATGATCTGCAACGAGAAGACGCATCAGATGCACTGCTTTTTCATGCAGTGTCTGTGGAACCTCCCCAAAGTATCCTTCAGAGACGTACTGCACTGCAGATTCGATTGCGTCCTCCGATCGAATTCCGGGTTCTGTGGCGTCACCTTCTTCAACGATCTGCTCGTGGAGATCGAGAACGAGCTCGACCGAAGGATACGCGACGTCGTCAGTCACATTCGAGACTCTCGCGCGCTAGCCAATAGTCGTTTCTTCCTTGCAGCGTCACTCGCCGTACGTATCTTTCTTGGCGGTCGGTACTGGCGTGTTGTTGGCGGGCACGTTCGTAGCGTGCTCTTCCTCGC
This region of Natrialbaceae archaeon AArc-T1-2 genomic DNA includes:
- a CDS encoding type II toxin-antitoxin system death-on-curing family toxin; the encoded protein is MTDDVAYPSVELVLDLHEQIVEEGDATEPGIRSEDAIESAVQYVSEGYFGEVPQTLHEKAVHLMRLLVADHPFVDGNKRTALRTVVVFYMLNGHTFDYGDEIRALLHRFATDEAAVDTETAVIYFRACARRN